One window of Streptomyces sp. NBC_00273 genomic DNA carries:
- a CDS encoding STAS domain-containing protein, with translation MHIRGDHAELAVGGRLDVRSAADARTALHSALDDGQGDLVLDLTGLDSWDATGLGVIMGAHRRAGRTGRRLVLRGVPPQMQRLLVATRLHRILAIEGGLEAESLPRV, from the coding sequence ATGCACATCAGGGGCGACCACGCCGAACTCGCTGTCGGGGGTCGCCTCGACGTGCGCAGCGCGGCGGACGCCCGTACGGCCCTCCACTCCGCCCTCGACGACGGCCAGGGCGATCTCGTGCTCGACCTCACCGGGCTCGACTCCTGGGACGCGACCGGCCTCGGCGTGATCATGGGAGCGCACCGCCGGGCCGGCCGGACCGGCCGGCGCCTGGTCCTGCGCGGCGTGCCGCCGCAGATGCAGCGGCTGCTCGTCGCGACCCGGCTGCACCGGATCCTCGCGATCGAGGGCGGCCTGGAAGCCGAGTCCCTGCCCCGCGTCTGA
- a CDS encoding 3-hydroxyacyl-CoA dehydrogenase family protein, with protein sequence MAGKLAVIGAGLMGSGIAQVSAQAGWDVVLRDVTDAALTRGTDGIKASYDKFVSKGKLTAEDAEAALARITTTTDLDAVADVDIVVEAAFEKIEIKHEIFRALDKIVREDAILASNTSAIPITKIAAVTERPERVVGAHFFSPVPMMQLCELVRGYKTSDETLATTRAFAESVGKTCIVVNRDVAGFVTTRLISALVVEAAKLYESGVASAEDIDIACKLGFGHAMGPLATADLTGVDILLHATSNIYTESQDEKFAPPELMRRMVDAGDIGRKSGQGFYKH encoded by the coding sequence GTGGCTGGGAAGCTCGCCGTCATCGGTGCCGGACTCATGGGTTCCGGAATCGCGCAGGTCTCCGCTCAGGCGGGTTGGGACGTCGTGCTCCGTGACGTCACCGACGCCGCGCTGACCCGTGGCACGGACGGAATCAAGGCCTCCTACGACAAGTTCGTCTCCAAGGGGAAGCTGACGGCCGAGGACGCCGAGGCGGCGCTCGCGCGCATCACCACCACCACGGACCTCGACGCGGTCGCCGACGTCGACATCGTGGTGGAGGCGGCCTTCGAGAAGATCGAGATCAAGCACGAGATCTTCCGCGCCCTGGACAAGATCGTCCGCGAGGACGCCATCCTCGCCTCCAACACCTCCGCCATCCCGATCACGAAGATCGCGGCCGTGACGGAGCGTCCGGAGCGGGTCGTCGGCGCCCACTTCTTCTCGCCCGTCCCGATGATGCAGCTGTGCGAGCTCGTGCGCGGCTACAAGACGAGCGACGAGACCCTCGCCACCACCCGGGCGTTCGCCGAGTCCGTCGGCAAGACCTGCATCGTCGTCAACCGCGACGTCGCCGGCTTCGTGACGACCCGTCTGATCTCCGCGCTGGTCGTCGAGGCCGCCAAGCTGTACGAGTCGGGCGTGGCCTCCGCCGAGGACATCGACATCGCCTGCAAGCTCGGCTTCGGTCACGCGATGGGCCCCCTGGCCACCGCCGACCTCACGGGCGTCGACATCCTGCTGCACGCCACCAGCAACATCTACACCGAGTCCCAGGACGAGAAGTTCGCCCCGCCGGAGCTCATGCGCCGGATGGTGGACGCAGGGGACATCGGCCGCAAGAGCGGCCAGGGCTTCTACAAGCACTGA
- a CDS encoding cob(I)yrinic acid a,c-diamide adenosyltransferase produces MVNLTRIYTRTGDKGTTALGDMSRTAKTDLRISAYADANEANAAIGTAIALGGLSADVVKVLVRVQNDLFDVGADLCTPVVENPEYPPLRVEQFYVDKLEADCDLFLEQVEKLRSFILPGGTPGAALLHQACTVVRRAERSTWAALEVHGEVMNPLTATYLNRLSDLLFILARVANKEVGDVLWVPGGER; encoded by the coding sequence ATGGTGAACCTCACGCGCATCTACACCCGTACCGGCGACAAGGGCACGACCGCCCTGGGCGACATGAGCCGCACCGCCAAGACCGACCTGCGGATCTCCGCGTACGCCGACGCCAACGAGGCCAACGCGGCCATCGGGACGGCGATCGCGCTCGGCGGGCTGTCGGCGGACGTGGTGAAGGTCCTGGTCCGCGTGCAGAACGACCTGTTCGACGTCGGCGCGGACCTGTGCACCCCGGTGGTCGAGAACCCGGAGTACCCGCCGCTGCGCGTGGAGCAGTTCTACGTGGACAAGCTGGAGGCGGACTGCGACCTCTTCCTCGAGCAGGTGGAGAAGCTGCGCAGCTTCATCCTCCCCGGCGGCACCCCCGGCGCGGCCCTGCTCCACCAGGCTTGCACCGTGGTCCGGCGCGCCGAGCGTTCGACCTGGGCGGCGCTGGAGGTGCACGGCGAGGTGATGAACCCGCTGACCGCCACCTACCTGAACCGACTGTCCGACCTCCTGTTCATCCTGGCCCGGGTGGCCAACAAGGAGGTCGGGGACGTGCTGTGGGTGCCGGGCGGCGAGCGCTGA
- a CDS encoding IS701 family transposase: MRAGELAAVRVRLEEFVSEVFAPLVRRDQREKGLLYVRGLLLDGRRKSMQPMAERLGIDHQRLQQFMTSSSWPVEDVRARLAWRAVAAVQPEVWVVDDTGFPKDGTASPGVARQYSGTLGKVGNCQIGVSVHAATDMASCPLSWRLFLPASWDSPEAEARRRACKIPDTEHHRPKRQLALDMLDELDGIGLRPAALVADSGYGANADFRHGLEDRGLAYVLQVKAEMTAHGEEAEPHQPAYGGLGPRPLPRYRTRPLSLRDHVLAAGRRAGRTLTWRKGSKAAMSSHFVLLRVRLAGRRPKPAADGTIPLAWLIAQWPDGEAEPVKYWISNLPADIPAKDLVRLAKSRWRIEHDYRELKTALGLDHFEGRSFTGWHHHVTLVTAAHLFLTEQRTCPKAPARA; the protein is encoded by the coding sequence ATGAGGGCTGGGGAGCTTGCTGCGGTTCGGGTCCGGTTGGAGGAGTTCGTCTCCGAGGTGTTCGCGCCGCTGGTGCGGCGGGACCAGCGTGAGAAGGGCTTGCTGTATGTGCGGGGGCTGTTGCTGGACGGCCGGCGGAAGTCGATGCAGCCGATGGCCGAACGCCTCGGTATCGATCACCAGCGGTTGCAGCAGTTCATGACGTCCTCGAGCTGGCCGGTCGAGGACGTGAGAGCCCGGCTCGCATGGCGGGCCGTGGCCGCGGTGCAGCCCGAGGTCTGGGTCGTGGACGACACCGGGTTCCCCAAGGACGGCACCGCCTCGCCCGGGGTGGCCCGCCAGTACTCGGGCACCCTGGGCAAGGTCGGCAACTGTCAGATCGGCGTCAGTGTCCACGCCGCCACGGACATGGCCTCCTGCCCGCTGTCCTGGCGCCTGTTCCTACCTGCGAGCTGGGACAGCCCGGAAGCCGAGGCCCGCAGGCGAGCCTGCAAGATTCCCGATACCGAGCACCACCGCCCCAAGCGGCAGCTCGCGCTGGACATGCTCGATGAACTCGACGGCATCGGTCTGCGGCCCGCCGCACTGGTTGCGGACTCCGGCTACGGCGCGAACGCGGACTTCCGCCACGGCCTCGAAGACCGGGGACTGGCCTACGTCCTGCAGGTGAAAGCGGAGATGACCGCCCACGGCGAGGAGGCCGAACCACACCAGCCCGCATACGGCGGGCTGGGGCCCAGGCCGCTGCCCCGCTACCGCACCCGGCCCCTCTCCTTACGCGACCACGTGCTGGCCGCCGGCCGACGGGCGGGACGCACGCTGACCTGGCGCAAGGGATCGAAAGCGGCAATGAGCTCGCACTTCGTGCTCCTGCGAGTCCGCCTCGCGGGCCGTCGGCCCAAACCCGCCGCCGACGGAACGATCCCCCTCGCCTGGTTGATCGCCCAGTGGCCCGACGGCGAAGCGGAGCCGGTGAAGTACTGGATCTCGAACCTGCCCGCCGACATCCCGGCCAAGGACCTTGTCCGCCTGGCGAAGTCACGCTGGCGGATCGAGCACGACTACCGCGAGCTCAAGACCGCTCTGGGCCTGGACCACTTCGAGGGCCGCTCGTTCACCGGCTGGCACCACCACGTCACCCTCGTCACCGCCGCCCACCTGTTCCTCACCGAACAGCGGACCTGCCCAAAAGCCCCTGCCAGGGCCTGA
- a CDS encoding sensor histidine kinase, translated as MTQKSPRPHRDDVLLAVVSTAAGLAFWSLGVYSSPGRGFLPAWAALVPLVALGAMELLRRTRPNLTLAVGTVGVIADQFTVGSLATVVIFTDLMYAAVVYGKPATARRLLVGTGLVTIVVTLASLAWLRTPQALLLGAITGIVSFGPALTGATLRNHREAAEAARLRAEQTARLAEMDRSQAVAAERARMARELHDMVANHLSAIAIHSTAALSIDTAATSRDALGVIRENSVQGLAEMRRLIGLLRDAGGDKEPVAVPSLDGLDALIEQAGTNGSASGLTFVLHDERPSGEPAAAPVELAAYRIVQESLTNALKHAAPGTVTVRVAHADGLLTVVVDSPYGNRPGPRAPGSGAGLIGMRERAELLGGEFTAGRSGAVWQVRATLPAEEKAVEE; from the coding sequence GTGACCCAGAAGAGCCCTCGCCCCCACCGTGACGACGTCCTCTTGGCAGTGGTCAGCACGGCCGCGGGCCTGGCCTTCTGGTCGCTCGGCGTCTACAGCAGCCCCGGCCGGGGCTTCCTGCCGGCCTGGGCGGCCCTGGTGCCGCTCGTGGCCCTCGGCGCGATGGAGCTGCTGCGCCGCACCAGGCCGAACCTGACCCTGGCCGTCGGCACCGTCGGGGTGATCGCCGACCAGTTCACGGTCGGTAGCCTCGCCACCGTCGTGATCTTCACCGACCTGATGTACGCCGCCGTCGTGTACGGAAAGCCGGCCACGGCCCGGCGACTCCTGGTCGGCACCGGCCTGGTCACCATCGTGGTCACCCTCGCTTCGCTGGCCTGGCTGCGCACCCCGCAGGCCCTGCTGCTGGGCGCGATCACCGGCATCGTGAGCTTCGGCCCGGCCCTGACCGGCGCCACCCTGCGCAACCACCGCGAGGCCGCCGAAGCGGCCCGGCTGCGTGCCGAGCAGACCGCGCGGTTGGCCGAGATGGACCGCAGCCAGGCCGTGGCCGCCGAGCGCGCCCGGATGGCCCGGGAACTGCACGACATGGTGGCCAACCACCTCTCCGCCATCGCCATCCACTCCACCGCCGCGCTCTCCATCGACACCGCCGCGACCAGCCGGGACGCGCTCGGGGTGATCCGCGAGAACAGCGTGCAGGGGCTGGCCGAAATGCGCCGACTGATCGGGCTGCTGCGGGACGCCGGCGGCGACAAGGAACCCGTCGCGGTTCCCTCGCTGGACGGCCTCGACGCCCTGATCGAGCAGGCCGGAACCAACGGCTCGGCGAGCGGGCTGACGTTCGTACTGCACGACGAGCGGCCCTCCGGGGAGCCGGCGGCGGCGCCCGTGGAGCTGGCGGCGTACCGGATCGTCCAGGAGTCGCTGACCAATGCCCTCAAGCACGCCGCCCCGGGCACCGTCACGGTCCGCGTGGCGCACGCCGACGGACTGCTGACCGTGGTGGTGGACTCGCCCTACGGGAACCGCCCCGGGCCCCGCGCGCCCGGCTCGGGCGCAGGGCTGATCGGCATGCGGGAGCGGGCGGAGCTGCTGGGCGGGGAGTTCACGGCGGGGCGGTCCGGTGCGGTGTGGCAGGTACGGGCGACACTGCCCGCGGAGGAGAAGGCGGTGGAGGAATGA
- a CDS encoding response regulator transcription factor, protein MTVRVVVAEDQGAVRAGLVLILRSAGDVEVVGEAGDGEEAVRLARELRPDLVLMDVQMPRLDGVSATRQVVSEGLADVLVLTTFDLDEYVFGALRAGAAGFLLKNADAAELIEAVRTVARGEGLIAPAVTRRLIAEFAAPRPARPAPAPERAAAVASLTRREREVLSALGEGLSNAEIAARLEMAEATAKTHVSRLLGKLELRSRLQAAVLAQELGI, encoded by the coding sequence ATGACCGTTCGGGTGGTGGTGGCGGAAGATCAGGGCGCGGTCCGGGCCGGGCTGGTGCTCATCCTGCGCAGCGCGGGCGACGTGGAGGTGGTGGGCGAGGCGGGCGACGGCGAGGAAGCGGTGCGCCTGGCCCGGGAGCTACGGCCGGATCTCGTCCTCATGGACGTGCAGATGCCTCGGCTCGACGGGGTGTCCGCGACCCGTCAGGTGGTCTCGGAGGGCCTGGCCGACGTCCTGGTGCTGACCACCTTCGACCTCGACGAGTACGTCTTCGGGGCGCTGCGGGCGGGGGCCGCGGGCTTCCTGCTGAAGAACGCGGACGCCGCGGAGCTGATCGAGGCGGTACGGACCGTCGCGCGCGGGGAGGGCCTGATCGCCCCGGCGGTGACCAGGCGGCTGATCGCGGAGTTCGCGGCGCCCCGCCCGGCGCGGCCCGCCCCGGCGCCGGAGCGGGCCGCGGCGGTCGCCTCCCTCACCCGGCGGGAGCGGGAGGTGCTGAGCGCGCTGGGCGAGGGCCTGTCGAACGCGGAGATCGCGGCGCGGCTGGAGATGGCGGAGGCGACGGCCAAGACGCACGTCAGCAGGCTGCTCGGCAAGCTGGAGTTGCGCAGCAGACTCCAAGCGGCAGTACTGGCACAGGAGTTGGGGATATAG
- a CDS encoding glycoside hydrolase family 18 chitinase, whose protein sequence is MSTASPPRTRRTRLFHRVAAIVAALALPVTGLVALAGPAQAAASATATYTKVSDWGSGFEGKWVVKNTGTTTLSSWTVEWDYPAGTSVTSAWDATVTGSGTHWTAKNLGWNGSLAPGASASFGFNGAGGGAPSGCKINGASCDGGTQPGDAPPTAPGTPTASNVADTSLTLTWTPATDDKGVKNYDVYRGSAKIATVTGTSYADSGLTKGTTYTYSVTARDTIDQTGPSSGSTTVTTTGGVIPPDPGGKVKLGYFTNWGVYGRNYHVKNLVTSGTAGKITHINYAFGNVQNGQCTIGDAYADYDKAYTADQSVDGVADTWDQPLRGNFNQLRKLKKAYPNIKILWSFGGWTWSGGFPQAAANPTAFAQSCYNLVEDPRWADVFDGIDLDWEYPNACGLSCDTSGAAAFKNLMQATRAKFGANNLVTAAITADASDSGKIDAADYGGAAQYVDFYNVMTYDFFGAWAAQGPTAPHSPLTSYAGIPQAGFNSADAIAKLKAKGVAGAKLNLGIGFYGRGWTGVTQAAPGGTATGPAPGTYEQGIEDYKVLKTSCPATGTVAGTAYAKCGSNWWSYDTPATIAGKMTWAKQQGLKGAFFWEFSGDTANGELANAIHTGLQ, encoded by the coding sequence TTGAGCACAGCATCCCCACCCCGCACCAGGCGCACCCGGCTCTTCCACCGCGTCGCGGCGATCGTGGCCGCGCTCGCCCTGCCCGTCACCGGCCTCGTCGCACTGGCCGGACCGGCCCAGGCAGCCGCCTCCGCGACGGCGACGTACACCAAGGTCTCCGACTGGGGCTCCGGCTTCGAGGGCAAGTGGGTGGTGAAGAACACCGGCACCACCACCCTCAGCAGCTGGACCGTGGAGTGGGACTACCCGGCGGGCACCTCGGTCACCTCCGCCTGGGACGCCACCGTCACCGGCTCGGGCACCCACTGGACCGCCAAGAACCTCGGCTGGAACGGCAGCCTCGCCCCCGGCGCGAGCGCCAGCTTCGGCTTCAACGGCGCCGGCGGCGGCGCCCCGAGCGGGTGCAAGATCAACGGCGCCTCCTGCGACGGCGGCACCCAGCCCGGCGACGCTCCCCCCACCGCTCCCGGCACCCCCACCGCGAGCAACGTCGCCGACACCTCGCTCACCTTGACCTGGACGCCGGCCACCGACGACAAGGGCGTCAAGAACTACGACGTCTACCGGGGCTCCGCCAAGATCGCCACGGTCACCGGGACCAGCTACGCCGACTCCGGCCTGACCAAGGGAACGACGTACACGTACAGCGTCACCGCCCGCGACACCATCGACCAGACGGGCCCCTCCTCCGGCTCCACCACGGTCACCACGACCGGCGGGGTCATCCCCCCGGACCCGGGCGGCAAGGTCAAGCTCGGCTACTTCACCAACTGGGGCGTCTACGGCCGCAACTACCACGTGAAGAACCTGGTCACCTCCGGCACCGCGGGCAAGATCACCCACATCAACTACGCCTTCGGCAACGTCCAGAACGGCCAGTGCACCATCGGTGACGCCTACGCCGACTACGACAAGGCCTACACCGCCGACCAGAGCGTCGACGGCGTCGCCGACACCTGGGACCAGCCGCTGCGCGGCAACTTCAACCAGCTGCGCAAGCTGAAGAAGGCCTACCCGAACATCAAGATCCTGTGGTCCTTCGGCGGCTGGACCTGGTCCGGCGGCTTCCCGCAGGCCGCCGCCAACCCGACGGCCTTCGCCCAGTCCTGCTACAACCTGGTCGAGGACCCCCGCTGGGCCGACGTCTTCGACGGCATCGACCTGGACTGGGAGTACCCGAACGCCTGCGGCCTATCCTGCGACACCAGCGGAGCGGCCGCCTTCAAGAACCTGATGCAGGCGACCCGGGCCAAGTTCGGCGCGAACAACCTGGTCACCGCGGCCATCACCGCCGACGCCTCCGACAGCGGCAAGATCGACGCGGCCGACTACGGCGGCGCCGCCCAGTACGTCGACTTCTACAACGTGATGACCTACGACTTCTTCGGCGCCTGGGCCGCCCAGGGCCCGACAGCCCCGCACTCCCCGCTCACCTCCTACGCGGGCATCCCGCAGGCCGGCTTCAACTCGGCCGACGCCATCGCCAAGCTCAAGGCCAAGGGCGTCGCCGGCGCCAAGCTCAACCTCGGCATCGGCTTCTACGGCCGCGGCTGGACCGGAGTGACCCAGGCGGCCCCCGGCGGCACCGCCACCGGGCCCGCGCCGGGCACGTACGAGCAGGGCATCGAGGACTACAAGGTGCTCAAGACCAGCTGCCCGGCCACCGGCACCGTCGCCGGCACGGCCTACGCCAAGTGCGGCAGCAACTGGTGGAGCTACGACACCCCCGCCACGATCGCCGGGAAGATGACCTGGGCCAAGCAGCAGGGCCTCAAGGGAGCCTTCTTCTGGGAGTTCAGCGGCGACACCGCGAACGGTGAACTCGCGAACGCGATCCACACCGGGCTGCAGTAA
- a CDS encoding DUF2550 domain-containing protein has translation MLLALLVSGLVVILVVIGLFVFGLRRRLIQRSGGTFDCSMRWGVSEEPDISGKGWVYGVARYSGDRIEWFRVFSYSPRPRRLLERSSIEVVARRAPEGEEELALLSDAVVLGCLHRGTRLELAMSEDALTGFLAWLEAAPPGQRVNVA, from the coding sequence ATGCTCCTCGCTCTGCTTGTGAGCGGCCTGGTCGTCATCCTGGTGGTGATCGGGCTGTTTGTCTTCGGGTTGCGCCGCAGACTCATCCAGCGGTCCGGCGGCACCTTCGACTGCAGCATGCGCTGGGGGGTGTCCGAGGAGCCGGACATCTCCGGCAAGGGCTGGGTGTACGGGGTCGCGCGCTACAGCGGTGACCGGATCGAGTGGTTCCGGGTGTTCTCGTACTCCCCGCGCCCGCGCCGGCTGCTGGAGCGGTCCTCCATCGAGGTCGTCGCCCGCCGTGCGCCGGAGGGCGAGGAGGAGCTGGCCCTGCTCTCCGACGCCGTCGTGCTCGGCTGTCTCCACCGGGGGACCCGCCTGGAGCTGGCGATGAGCGAGGACGCGCTGACCGGCTTCCTCGCATGGCTGGAGGCGGCGCCTCCCGGGCAACGGGTGAATGTGGCCTGA
- a CDS encoding F0F1 ATP synthase subunit epsilon, protein MAAELHVELVAADRNVWSGEATLVVARTTSGDIGVMPGHQPLLGVLESGPVTIRTSDGNTVVAAVHGGFISFADNKLSLLAEIAELADEIDVQRAERALERAKSEADAAAERRADVRLRAVTG, encoded by the coding sequence TTGGCTGCTGAGCTGCACGTCGAGCTGGTCGCGGCGGACCGCAATGTCTGGTCCGGCGAGGCCACCCTTGTTGTCGCCCGCACCACGTCCGGCGACATCGGCGTCATGCCCGGTCACCAGCCGCTTCTCGGTGTGCTGGAATCGGGCCCGGTGACCATCCGCACCAGCGACGGCAACACCGTCGTCGCCGCGGTGCACGGCGGTTTCATCTCGTTCGCGGACAACAAGCTGTCCCTGCTGGCCGAGATCGCCGAGCTCGCGGACGAGATTGACGTCCAGCGTGCGGAGCGGGCACTGGAGCGCGCGAAGTCGGAGGCCGACGCGGCCGCCGAGCGTCGCGCTGATGTCCGGCTGCGCGCCGTAACGGGCTGA
- the atpD gene encoding F0F1 ATP synthase subunit beta, whose product MTTTVETAAATGRVARVIGPVVDVEFPVDAMPEIYNALKVQVSDPAEDGALKTLTLEVAQHLGDGLVRTISMQPTDGLVRQAPVTDTGEGITVPVGDFTKGKVFNTLGEVLNYPEENANVTERWPIHRKAPRFDELESKTEMFETGVKVIDLLTPYVKGGKIGLFGGAGVGKTVLIQEMIYRVANNHDGVSVFAGVGERTREGNDLIEEMADSGVIDKTALVFGQMDEPPGTRLRVALAGLTMAEYFRDVQKQDVLFFIDNIFRYTQAGSEVSTLLGRMPSAVGYQPNLADEMGLLQERITSTRGHSITSMQAIYVPADDLTDPAPATTFAHLDATTVLSRPISEKGIYPAVDPLDSTSRILDPRYIAADHYATAMRVKGILQKYKDLQDIIAILGIDELGEEDKLVVHRARRVERFLSQNTHVAKQFTGVDGSDVPLDESITAFNAICDGDYDHFPEQAFFLCGGIEDLKANAKELGVS is encoded by the coding sequence ATGACGACCACTGTTGAGACGGCCGCCGCCACGGGCCGCGTCGCCCGGGTCATCGGCCCGGTCGTCGACGTGGAGTTCCCCGTCGACGCCATGCCCGAGATCTACAACGCCCTCAAGGTCCAGGTCTCCGACCCGGCCGAGGACGGCGCGCTGAAGACCCTGACCCTCGAGGTCGCGCAGCACCTGGGTGACGGCCTCGTCCGTACCATCTCGATGCAGCCGACCGACGGTCTGGTCCGCCAGGCCCCGGTGACCGACACGGGCGAGGGCATCACCGTCCCCGTCGGTGACTTCACCAAGGGCAAGGTGTTCAACACCCTCGGTGAGGTGCTGAACTACCCGGAGGAGAACGCCAACGTCACCGAGCGCTGGCCGATCCACCGCAAGGCGCCCCGCTTCGACGAGCTCGAGTCGAAGACCGAGATGTTCGAGACCGGCGTCAAGGTCATCGACCTTCTCACCCCGTACGTCAAGGGTGGAAAGATCGGTCTGTTCGGTGGTGCCGGTGTCGGCAAGACCGTTCTGATCCAGGAAATGATCTACCGCGTCGCCAACAACCACGACGGTGTGTCGGTGTTCGCGGGCGTCGGTGAGCGTACCCGTGAGGGCAACGACCTCATCGAGGAAATGGCCGACTCCGGCGTCATCGACAAGACGGCGCTCGTCTTCGGCCAGATGGACGAGCCGCCGGGCACGCGTCTTCGCGTCGCGCTCGCCGGTCTGACCATGGCGGAGTACTTCCGCGATGTGCAGAAGCAGGACGTGCTCTTCTTCATCGACAACATCTTCCGGTACACCCAGGCGGGTTCCGAGGTGTCGACCCTGCTCGGCCGCATGCCCTCCGCGGTGGGTTACCAGCCGAACCTGGCCGACGAGATGGGTCTCCTCCAGGAGCGCATCACCTCGACCCGTGGTCACTCGATCACCTCGATGCAGGCGATCTACGTCCCCGCGGACGACCTGACCGACCCGGCGCCGGCGACCACCTTCGCCCACCTCGACGCGACGACGGTTCTCTCCCGTCCGATCTCCGAGAAGGGCATCTACCCGGCCGTGGACCCGCTGGACTCGACGTCCCGCATCCTCGACCCGCGGTACATCGCGGCGGACCACTACGCCACGGCGATGCGCGTCAAGGGGATCCTCCAGAAGTACAAGGACCTCCAGGACATCATCGCGATCCTCGGTATCGACGAGCTGGGCGAGGAGGACAAGCTCGTTGTCCACCGTGCCCGTCGCGTCGAGCGCTTCCTGTCGCAGAACACCCACGTGGCGAAGCAGTTCACCGGCGTGGACGGTTCGGACGTTCCGCTCGACGAGTCGATCACCGCGTTCAACGCGATCTGCGACGGTGACTACGACCACTTCCCCGAGCAGGCGTTCTTCCTGTGCGGTGGCATCGAGGACCTGAAGGCCAACGCCAAGGAGCTGGGCGTCTCCTGA
- a CDS encoding F0F1 ATP synthase subunit gamma: MGAQLRVYKRRIRAITATKKITKAMEMIAASRIVKAQRKVAASMPYATELTRAVTAVATGSNTKHALTTEVEAPTRAAIVLITSDRGLAGGYSSNAIKQAERLTERLRGEGKEVDTYIVGRKGLAYYGFRERKVADSWTGFTDSPAYADAKRVAGPLIEAIQLETAEGGVDELHIVYTEFVSMMTQNPVDGRMLPLSLEKAPEETGAKGEILPLFDFEPSAEDVLDALLPRYVESRIYNALLQSAASEHAARRRAMKAATDNAGDLIKSLSRLANAARQAEITQEISEIVGGASAMADATAGSDK; this comes from the coding sequence ATGGGAGCGCAGCTCCGGGTCTACAAGCGTCGCATCCGTGCCATCACGGCGACCAAGAAGATCACCAAGGCGATGGAGATGATCGCCGCCTCGCGCATCGTCAAGGCGCAGCGCAAGGTGGCGGCATCGATGCCGTACGCGACCGAGCTCACTCGTGCGGTGACCGCGGTGGCGACCGGCTCCAACACCAAGCACGCCCTGACGACCGAGGTCGAGGCGCCGACCCGTGCCGCGATCGTGCTCATCACGAGCGACCGCGGTCTGGCCGGCGGCTACTCCTCGAACGCCATCAAGCAGGCGGAGCGGCTCACCGAGCGGCTGCGCGGCGAGGGCAAGGAGGTCGACACCTACATCGTCGGCCGTAAGGGGCTGGCCTACTACGGCTTCCGCGAGCGCAAGGTCGCGGATTCGTGGACCGGCTTCACCGACAGCCCGGCCTACGCCGACGCCAAGCGCGTCGCGGGGCCGCTGATCGAGGCCATCCAGCTGGAAACGGCCGAGGGTGGCGTCGACGAGCTGCACATCGTCTACACGGAATTCGTGTCGATGATGACGCAGAACCCGGTCGACGGCCGGATGCTGCCGCTCAGCCTCGAGAAGGCTCCGGAGGAGACCGGTGCGAAGGGCGAGATCCTTCCGCTGTTCGACTTCGAGCCGTCGGCGGAGGACGTCCTCGACGCCCTGCTGCCGCGCTACGTCGAGAGCCGCATCTACAACGCACTGCTGCAGTCGGCCGCTTCCGAGCACGCCGCCCGCCGCCGTGCGATGAAGGCGGCGACCGACAACGCCGGAGACCTCATCAAGAGCCTCTCCCGGCTTGCCAACGCGGCCCGCCAGGCCGAAATCACCCAGGAAATCAGCGAGATCGTCGGTGGCGCGAGCGCCATGGCTGACGCGACCGCGGGGAGTGACAAGTAA